In Gammaproteobacteria bacterium, the following proteins share a genomic window:
- a CDS encoding LysE/ArgO family amino acid transporter, with protein MNLSNYLAGFALGLSLILAIGSQNAFVLKQGLKNQYVFIICLVCAFSDAILISLGVAGFGVIVKQYPQIEIVARYGGAIFLGVYAIWSFKSAFTKNHAIIANAKSEISMIKAILICLAFTWLNPHVYLDTVVLLGSVSTQYQPNHWQFAYGAMLASFAFFFALGYGARFLSPLFSNPKAWKVLDFVVGFIMTFIAISLII; from the coding sequence ATGAATTTATCAAATTATTTAGCGGGGTTCGCATTAGGACTGTCATTGATTCTAGCCATTGGATCTCAAAATGCCTTCGTCCTCAAACAAGGTTTAAAGAACCAATATGTCTTTATCATTTGTTTGGTTTGTGCCTTTTCTGATGCTATCCTGATTTCACTCGGTGTCGCCGGTTTTGGTGTTATAGTCAAACAATATCCGCAAATTGAAATCGTTGCTCGTTATGGAGGAGCTATTTTTCTTGGAGTTTATGCGATATGGAGCTTTAAATCCGCATTCACCAAAAACCATGCCATAATTGCAAATGCTAAAAGTGAAATATCAATGATCAAAGCAATTCTTATCTGTTTGGCATTTACATGGCTGAACCCGCATGTTTATCTCGATACAGTTGTTCTGTTAGGCTCTGTTTCCACACAGTATCAACCAAACCATTGGCAGTTTGCTTACGGAGCAATGCTTGCTTCTTTTGCTTTTTTCTTCGCACTTGGCTATGGTGCTCGCTTTCTTTCACCTTTATTTAGCAATCCAAAAGCATGGAAGGTTCTGGATTTTGTAGTCGGCTTTATTATGACATTCATCGCGATTTCTTTGATAATATAG
- a CDS encoding LysR family transcriptional regulator, with protein MNKFEDMKTFIRIVESGSITLAAEQMNTVKSAISKRLSNLENMLGVTLLNRTTRSQTLTDSGRQYYQKCLKILEDIAEIETSLKNDETSLSGTIKLAVPLSFGLLHLRKALTEFQKKHPKIKFDIDFNDKKVDIINEGFDLAIRIGKLDDSSLKARKITSVRTILTASQDYLAKFGIPKHPKDLLKGYKNLLYKNTPSSLYFKNSENKNVSMNLPTALISNNGDFLCQAALDGLGLLNTPDFICYEFVKNGDLIPVLPQYYVPESIGVFAVYPQTRHLQTRVRVLIDYLINHFGDIPYWSIEK; from the coding sequence ATGAATAAATTTGAAGATATGAAAACCTTTATTCGGATTGTTGAATCGGGTAGCATTACCCTAGCTGCTGAGCAAATGAATACGGTCAAATCGGCAATCAGCAAGAGACTGTCAAATCTGGAAAATATGTTGGGAGTGACGTTGCTTAATCGAACGACACGATCACAAACCTTAACCGATAGTGGCAGGCAATATTACCAAAAGTGTTTGAAAATATTAGAAGATATCGCAGAAATCGAAACTTCTTTAAAAAATGATGAGACATCACTTTCCGGAACAATTAAGCTCGCTGTGCCACTTTCATTTGGGTTATTGCATTTGAGAAAGGCTTTGACAGAATTTCAGAAGAAGCATCCAAAGATTAAATTTGACATCGACTTTAATGATAAAAAAGTAGATATTATTAACGAAGGATTTGATTTGGCAATACGAATTGGCAAGTTAGATGACTCCAGTTTAAAAGCCAGGAAAATCACATCGGTGAGAACCATTTTAACAGCATCACAGGATTATTTAGCAAAATTTGGTATTCCAAAACACCCTAAGGATTTGCTGAAAGGATATAAAAATTTATTGTACAAAAACACACCGTCATCATTGTATTTTAAGAACTCTGAAAATAAAAATGTCTCAATGAATCTTCCTACGGCATTGATTTCAAATAATGGTGATTTTTTATGTCAGGCTGCCCTTGATGGCTTGGGGTTGCTAAATACACCTGATTTCATTTGTTATGAATTTGTCAAAAACGGCGATTTAATTCCTGTACTACCACAATATTATGTTCCAGAGTCAATTGGGGTTTTCGCGGTTTATCCTCAAACCCGACATTTACAAACCAGGGTTCGTGTTTTGATTGATTATCTAATCAATCATTTTGGTGATATTCCGTATTGGAGTATTGAAAAATAA
- a CDS encoding cytochrome b, which yields MKLKNTNENFGSISIVLHWLMALLIIGLFILGKYMMSLDYYDPFYHTGPWWHKSFGLIIAGLLIARLLWKFSNPKVIPLSNHKKHEIVAAKLVKFMLYILILICCISGYTISTAEGAGVEFFDVFKVPALISKGSEQADIAGEIHEISTLGLIILAGLHMLAALKHHFIDKDKTLLRIFKTKT from the coding sequence ATGAAACTTAAAAACACAAATGAAAACTTCGGTTCAATTAGCATTGTGCTTCACTGGCTTATGGCTTTGTTAATTATTGGCTTATTTATTCTGGGAAAATATATGATGAGTCTGGATTATTACGATCCCTTTTATCACACGGGTCCGTGGTGGCATAAAAGTTTTGGATTGATTATTGCCGGACTTCTTATCGCCAGACTCTTGTGGAAATTTTCAAATCCAAAAGTTATACCTTTATCAAACCATAAAAAGCATGAAATTGTAGCAGCAAAGCTGGTGAAATTTATGCTTTATATTTTGATTCTAATATGCTGTATCAGTGGCTATACGATTTCCACTGCTGAAGGTGCAGGAGTTGAATTTTTTGATGTTTTCAAAGTTCCGGCTCTTATTTCAAAAGGTTCAGAGCAAGCAGATATTGCCGGAGAAATTCATGAGATATCGACTCTGGGATTAATTATCCTTGCCGGGTTACATATGCTTGCAGCACTAAAACATCATTTTATTGATAAAGACAAAACTCTATTAAGAATTTTTAAAACAAAAACCTAA
- a CDS encoding YceI family protein, giving the protein MKTKNFFTTLILLSIISFGLQAAEYKIDTSGMHASVNFKISHLGTSWMMGRFDKFEGTYSYEAEKPNESKISITVDTTSVNTNHAERDSHIRAEGLLNTDNFSSANFVSDSIVFNTETNGVVKGKLTLHGVEKEVSMDIVKVGEGKDPWGGYRTGFEGTMTLRLADFGITRNLGKASETLELTVMLEGIRQ; this is encoded by the coding sequence ATGAAAACTAAAAACTTTTTTACAACACTTATACTGCTTTCCATCATTTCGTTTGGATTGCAAGCCGCAGAATACAAGATTGACACATCAGGAATGCATGCGTCCGTTAATTTTAAGATTTCCCACTTAGGAACATCTTGGATGATGGGGCGTTTTGACAAATTTGAAGGCACCTACAGTTACGAAGCCGAAAAACCTAATGAGTCGAAAATCAGCATAACAGTTGATACAACAAGCGTCAATACGAACCATGCTGAAAGAGACTCTCATATTCGTGCAGAAGGATTGCTCAATACGGACAACTTTTCATCAGCAAATTTCGTGAGCGATTCTATCGTTTTCAACACTGAAACCAATGGAGTTGTCAAAGGCAAATTAACTCTTCATGGAGTCGAAAAAGAGGTTTCTATGGATATTGTGAAAGTTGGTGAAGGAAAAGATCCTTGGGGTGGCTATCGCACCGGTTTCGAAGGAACGATGACTTTACGTCTTGCAGATTTCGGAATCACGCGTAACCTGGGTAAAGCCTCTGAAACTCTTGAGTTAACTGTAATGCTCGAGGGTATTCGCCAATAA
- the ppk2 gene encoding polyphosphate kinase 2, whose product MSSDKVMSGSKLLRLSYLAGDFPYDKKLSLFDYESEKHLLQRELLKVQSWVKETGQRIVALFEGRDAAGKGGTIKRYMEHLNPRAAKVIALEKPNDRERGQWYFQRYINHLPTKGEMRFYDRSWYNRAGVERVMGFCTDREYLEFMRQAPNLERMLVNSGIILFKFWFSVTQQEQLRRFHSRKFDPLKQWKLSPIDIQSLDKWDDYTDAKQSMFFHTDTGDAPWTVVKSDDKKRARIACIRYFLHHLDYPNKDEAVAYSPDENIVGSVKSIYGNRAVDRD is encoded by the coding sequence ATGTCATCAGATAAGGTCATGAGCGGAAGCAAGTTATTAAGGTTGAGTTATCTGGCAGGCGATTTTCCTTATGATAAAAAATTGTCGCTTTTTGATTATGAAAGTGAAAAGCATTTATTACAGCGTGAGCTTTTGAAGGTTCAGTCGTGGGTTAAAGAAACAGGGCAAAGAATCGTTGCGCTTTTTGAAGGTCGTGATGCTGCCGGTAAGGGTGGAACTATCAAGCGTTATATGGAACATTTGAATCCTCGTGCTGCAAAAGTAATCGCACTGGAAAAGCCAAACGACAGAGAAAGAGGTCAATGGTATTTTCAGAGATACATCAACCACTTGCCAACCAAAGGTGAGATGAGATTTTATGACCGTTCATGGTATAACCGTGCCGGTGTTGAACGTGTTATGGGATTCTGTACTGACAGAGAGTACTTAGAATTTATGCGTCAAGCTCCCAACTTAGAAAGAATGTTGGTCAATTCAGGAATTATTCTGTTTAAATTTTGGTTCTCAGTAACACAGCAGGAACAGTTAAGACGTTTTCATTCCAGAAAATTCGATCCATTGAAACAGTGGAAACTATCTCCTATTGATATCCAATCTTTGGATAAGTGGGATGACTATACTGATGCGAAGCAATCAATGTTCTTCCATACCGATACCGGTGATGCTCCTTGGACTGTTGTTAAATCAGATGACAAAAAACGAGCAAGAATCGCTTGTATCCGTTATTTCTTGCATCATTTGGATTATCCAAATAAAGACGAAGCTGTTGCCTATTCACCGGATGAAAACATTGTGGGTTCTGTTAAGTCAATTTATGGCAACCGTGCCGTTGACAGAGATTGA
- the obgE gene encoding GTPase ObgE, which yields MKFVDEAKIVVKAGNGGSGSASFRREKFIPKGGPDGGDGGKGGDVILIGDEGLNTLIDFTHKKHFEAENGVSGKGRQMYGKNGNDLVIKVPIGTEIYDMEMDRKIGDVTENGQTAVVAQGGKGGLGNMHFKSSTNRAPQQFTRGEDGELRHLRLELKVLADVGLLGFPNAGKSTFVNAVSKARPKIADYPFTTLYPALGVVRIDSETSFVVADIPGIIEGAAEGAGLGIQFLKHLQRTGLLLHMVELPAYEGVDGPVEQFKALEIELEKFSNELQGKERWLVFTKSDLLPADEIEQKVKKYTKQLKWNRPVFVISSITHNGLNELNQKIAEYLNTADEDIWD from the coding sequence ATGAAATTCGTAGATGAAGCAAAAATTGTCGTAAAAGCCGGAAATGGAGGAAGTGGTTCTGCCAGTTTTCGTCGTGAAAAATTCATTCCAAAAGGCGGCCCTGATGGCGGAGATGGAGGAAAAGGCGGAGATGTCATCCTCATTGGCGATGAAGGACTGAATACCTTGATTGATTTCACCCATAAAAAACACTTTGAGGCCGAAAATGGAGTGAGTGGCAAAGGACGACAAATGTACGGCAAAAATGGCAATGATTTAGTTATCAAAGTTCCGATTGGAACAGAGATATACGATATGGAAATGGATCGAAAAATTGGTGATGTCACAGAAAATGGTCAGACTGCCGTTGTTGCACAAGGTGGCAAGGGAGGCCTGGGGAATATGCACTTCAAAAGTTCGACAAACAGAGCTCCGCAGCAATTCACACGAGGCGAAGATGGAGAGCTAAGACATTTACGTTTGGAGTTAAAAGTTCTCGCCGATGTTGGGTTATTGGGTTTCCCAAATGCCGGCAAATCAACTTTTGTGAATGCGGTTTCCAAAGCCCGTCCAAAAATTGCCGATTATCCGTTTACAACACTTTATCCGGCTCTTGGAGTGGTTAGAATTGACTCTGAGACTTCATTTGTGGTGGCTGATATCCCCGGAATCATTGAAGGAGCCGCCGAAGGAGCCGGATTGGGAATTCAATTCCTGAAACATCTTCAGAGAACAGGATTGTTACTTCACATGGTTGAGTTGCCTGCTTATGAGGGTGTAGATGGACCGGTTGAACAATTTAAAGCCTTGGAAATCGAACTGGAGAAATTCTCCAATGAACTACAAGGTAAAGAGCGTTGGCTGGTATTCACTAAATCTGATTTGTTGCCTGCCGATGAAATTGAACAAAAAGTAAAAAAATACACAAAACAACTCAAATGGAATCGACCGGTTTTTGTTATTTCTTCGATAACTCATAACGGATTGAATGAGTTGAATCAAAAAATTGCAGAGTATTTAAACACAGCCGATGAAGATATTTGGGATTAA
- a CDS encoding ArsC/Spx/MgsR family protein, with the protein MKIFGIKNCDKIKKTILWCAQNQRMCYFHDYRVDGINEELLNHFLQQHSLEELVNKKSTTWRNLSDDEKNHLNKNLVINNPTLLKRPIVENNGKITIGFVPEQW; encoded by the coding sequence ATGAAGATATTTGGGATTAAAAATTGCGATAAAATTAAAAAGACCATTCTTTGGTGTGCACAAAATCAGAGAATGTGTTACTTCCATGATTATCGAGTTGATGGAATCAATGAGGAGTTGTTAAACCATTTTCTTCAGCAACACTCTTTGGAAGAATTGGTAAACAAAAAAAGTACGACATGGAGAAACTTATCAGATGACGAGAAAAACCATCTTAACAAGAATCTTGTGATAAATAATCCAACACTTTTAAAACGCCCTATTGTTGAGAACAATGGTAAAATTACAATCGGTTTTGTACCTGAACAATGGTAA
- the dapE gene encoding succinyl-diaminopimelate desuccinylase: MVKSQPEVISLSQALIRRQSVTPNDEGCQQIISQLLSNSGFEILHQRIENIDNFFAWHGDNNGVGLLFVGHTDVVPSGDVKLWDSPPFAAEIKKGELIGRGAADMKSSVAAFVLAAKNFVNQFPQHKGKLSVMLTSDEEGEAINGIQKFMPIIAKQHHFDFCLVGEPSCSETLGDIARIGRRGSLHVQITIHGKQGHVAYPENAVNPVFISADFISDLSKQNWDNGNEDFPPTSFQISSVRTSTNVSNIIPGDLIIEANFRYSPESNEIGLVQQIRQLLEKHNLKSTIKTNLSGKPFHSVSKKLKKALSDAIRETVQKDVEFNTAGGTSDGRFIAPFGIDVVEFGLINKTIHQINERVDVADIIDLEKIYFKVIENILNK, translated from the coding sequence ATGGTAAAATCTCAGCCAGAAGTCATTTCGCTTTCACAAGCATTGATTCGTAGGCAGTCCGTTACTCCTAATGACGAAGGATGTCAGCAAATCATCTCGCAATTATTAAGTAATTCAGGATTTGAAATACTTCACCAACGCATTGAAAATATTGATAATTTTTTTGCATGGCACGGAGATAACAATGGTGTTGGCTTACTTTTCGTTGGTCATACCGATGTTGTTCCCAGTGGAGATGTAAAACTATGGGATTCACCTCCATTCGCTGCTGAAATCAAAAAAGGAGAACTGATAGGCAGAGGTGCCGCCGATATGAAGAGCTCGGTGGCCGCTTTTGTTTTAGCCGCCAAAAATTTTGTCAATCAGTTTCCACAACACAAAGGAAAACTGTCAGTCATGTTGACCAGTGATGAAGAGGGCGAAGCTATCAATGGCATACAGAAATTCATGCCGATAATTGCCAAACAACATCATTTCGATTTTTGTCTTGTTGGCGAACCATCATGCTCAGAAACCCTTGGAGATATTGCCCGAATTGGCAGACGTGGTTCGCTTCATGTACAAATAACAATTCATGGTAAACAAGGTCATGTTGCCTATCCTGAAAATGCTGTCAATCCGGTTTTTATATCAGCAGACTTTATCAGCGATTTATCAAAACAGAATTGGGATAACGGAAATGAGGATTTTCCGCCAACCAGTTTTCAAATTTCCAGCGTTAGAACCTCAACCAATGTATCAAATATAATCCCCGGAGATCTGATTATTGAGGCCAATTTCAGATACAGTCCTGAATCCAATGAAATCGGTCTGGTTCAACAAATCAGACAGTTATTAGAGAAACATAATCTTAAAAGTACTATCAAAACAAATTTATCCGGGAAACCATTTCATAGTGTCAGTAAGAAGTTGAAGAAGGCTTTATCAGACGCAATTCGTGAAACAGTTCAAAAAGATGTCGAATTTAATACGGCCGGAGGCACTTCTGATGGTCGCTTTATTGCACCATTTGGTATTGATGTAGTAGAATTTGGTTTGATTAATAAAACCATTCATCAAATCAATGAAAGAGTCGATGTTGCTGATATTATTGATTTAGAAAAAATATATTTCAAAGTGATTGAAAATATATTAAATAAATAA
- a CDS encoding TRAP transporter small permease subunit — translation MSSFVLVSIRYLFNIVPVKFQEIVVYLHAIIFMIGIVYAYARNSHVRIDIFYQNFNKEKQRKIDRFGVIFLLIPFFAFMLFVSYDYVWSSISKLESSPDAGGLPFVYALKTLLIIMPVLMILTSLSKLWRRD, via the coding sequence ATGAGCAGTTTTGTTCTGGTTTCTATCAGATACCTGTTCAACATCGTACCGGTTAAATTTCAAGAGATAGTAGTTTATTTGCATGCCATCATTTTCATGATTGGAATCGTTTATGCCTATGCCAGAAATAGTCATGTCCGAATTGATATTTTCTATCAAAATTTCAATAAAGAAAAACAACGAAAAATCGACCGTTTTGGCGTCATATTTCTGCTAATCCCATTCTTCGCATTCATGTTATTTGTGTCGTACGATTACGTTTGGTCATCCATATCAAAACTCGAATCCTCACCCGATGCCGGAGGATTACCTTTTGTCTATGCATTAAAAACGTTGTTAATAATTATGCCAGTCTTGATGATTCTCACATCACTTTCAAAACTTTGGAGACGTGATTAA
- a CDS encoding TRAP transporter large permease subunit — protein MEIIWALGLFVAIALALLIGYPVAITLGGVSLWFALAGWFAGWFDTSFLMAMPNRVYGIMTNVTLMAVPVFVFMGLILEKAKLAESLLENMAALFGRVRGGLGFALLFVGMLLAASTGIVGATVVTLGLLALPVMKKNGYDESLSVGTVCATGTLGQIIPPSIVLVLLGDVLSNAYQQAQIDMGIFSPKTVSVGDLFAGAIIPGLLLVLFYALYWLIIVFKSPQKAPAIEFENKKNILEILGSLLPPLLLIIAVLGSILSGFASPTESASVGAVGAMLLAIAKKQLSLSVLMEVGRETVKVTAMVFMILIGAALFSLVFKGFSGDEIVRDLLVDLPGGKYTALFVVMVVIFLLGFILDFIEITFIVIPIIGPILLAQGFDPVWLGVLFAINLQTSFLTPPFGFALFYIKGAVEIDSAKLYKGVIPFIIIQILVLCLLVWQPQLTDLISF, from the coding sequence ATGGAAATAATCTGGGCGTTGGGTTTATTTGTTGCGATCGCTTTAGCATTACTTATTGGTTACCCGGTAGCAATCACACTCGGTGGTGTTTCACTCTGGTTTGCATTAGCAGGATGGTTTGCAGGATGGTTTGATACCTCTTTCCTGATGGCAATGCCAAATCGTGTTTATGGAATTATGACCAATGTCACGCTCATGGCCGTTCCTGTTTTTGTTTTTATGGGACTGATACTTGAAAAGGCAAAACTCGCTGAGTCTTTACTCGAAAACATGGCTGCTTTATTCGGCAGAGTACGTGGAGGATTAGGATTTGCTTTGCTGTTTGTGGGAATGCTGCTGGCTGCCAGTACCGGAATTGTTGGTGCAACGGTTGTGACTTTAGGTTTGTTGGCATTACCGGTGATGAAAAAAAATGGTTATGATGAATCTTTAAGTGTCGGAACAGTTTGTGCAACCGGCACTCTTGGACAAATTATTCCTCCATCTATTGTATTGGTTTTATTGGGCGATGTTCTGTCCAATGCTTACCAGCAGGCTCAGATTGACATGGGAATTTTTTCTCCGAAAACGGTTTCCGTAGGTGATTTATTCGCCGGAGCTATAATTCCCGGGCTGTTGCTTGTGTTGTTTTATGCTTTGTATTGGTTGATTATTGTTTTCAAATCTCCTCAAAAAGCACCGGCGATTGAGTTTGAAAACAAAAAAAACATACTGGAAATTCTTGGCTCATTACTTCCGCCATTGCTGCTTATTATCGCTGTTCTAGGGTCAATTCTTAGTGGCTTTGCATCTCCGACGGAATCTGCTTCGGTGGGTGCTGTTGGCGCTATGTTGCTGGCAATCGCAAAAAAACAGTTATCATTATCCGTGTTAATGGAAGTGGGTAGAGAAACGGTTAAAGTCACTGCAATGGTATTTATGATTTTAATTGGAGCCGCATTGTTTTCGTTGGTATTTAAAGGCTTTTCAGGTGATGAAATCGTCCGTGACTTATTAGTTGATTTGCCCGGAGGGAAATACACCGCATTATTTGTTGTCATGGTTGTGATATTTCTGTTAGGTTTTATTCTGGACTTTATCGAAATTACTTTTATCGTGATTCCAATCATCGGCCCAATTTTACTGGCACAAGGTTTTGATCCCGTTTGGTTAGGAGTTTTATTTGCAATTAATTTACAAACTTCATTCCTGACGCCACCATTTGGCTTTGCACTTTTTTACATTAAAGGAGCCGTTGAAATTGATTCTGCCAAACTATATAAAGGCGTTATCCCGTTTATTATTATCCAAATACTTGTACTATGTTTACTGGTTTGGCAACCTCAACTCACTGATTTAATTAGTTTTTAG
- a CDS encoding M48 family metalloprotease — protein sequence MAKYEEIKSDWFSNQCHQLIEDLHLEQLKNCKLIKSKYSNAYVLANGDVYFTLSMMKLIHNKHQWAVILAHENAHLELKHYQQLADKIQNPDFFFPKKKYKKLREKVELEADDWAKTIVEKHGFNSDQVSYYLQRIESGKKDKRTSQKIKKDDANEVLDMELIQSIGEIK from the coding sequence ATGGCTAAATATGAAGAAATTAAATCAGATTGGTTCTCCAATCAATGTCACCAACTCATTGAAGACTTACATTTAGAACAATTGAAAAATTGTAAATTGATAAAATCAAAATATAGCAATGCCTATGTTTTAGCCAATGGTGACGTCTATTTCACTCTTTCAATGATGAAATTGATTCACAATAAACATCAATGGGCAGTTATATTAGCTCATGAAAATGCTCATTTAGAGCTGAAGCATTATCAACAATTAGCCGATAAAATCCAAAACCCCGACTTTTTCTTCCCAAAGAAAAAATATAAAAAATTACGCGAAAAGGTCGAATTAGAAGCCGATGATTGGGCAAAAACAATCGTGGAAAAACATGGATTTAACTCGGATCAAGTTAGTTATTACCTACAACGAATCGAATCTGGCAAAAAAGATAAAAGAACCAGCCAAAAAATTAAAAAAGATGATGCCAATGAAGTTTTGGATATGGAGTTAATCCAATCAATTGGTGAAATCAAATAG
- a CDS encoding class I SAM-dependent methyltransferase — MNWYNDEELWQVFYDCMFDEESFKLAEQQISQVLALVEHKVDTVLDLACGPGRHCLSFAKMGMKVIGVDSSEFLLSKAKEKSDQQNLSVKFVHKNMLDYVSERKVDLIVNMFNSFGYFDTQEENQKLINNVFANLSETGTLIIDTVGKETLARTIEPVHLTEYENGDLRIERPLLIDDMQVFSNEWIYISGEKVYRKNYQHFVYTPIELKTMCFQAGFNEVDVYGSLDAEPYDLESERLVIVAKKY; from the coding sequence ATGAATTGGTATAACGATGAAGAGCTGTGGCAAGTTTTCTATGATTGCATGTTTGATGAAGAAAGTTTTAAACTCGCCGAACAGCAAATTTCACAAGTCTTGGCATTGGTTGAACATAAAGTAGACACGGTTCTTGATTTAGCCTGTGGCCCGGGCAGACATTGTCTGTCATTTGCCAAAATGGGCATGAAAGTGATTGGTGTAGATAGCAGTGAATTTTTGTTAAGCAAGGCAAAAGAAAAATCAGATCAACAAAATCTGAGCGTGAAATTCGTGCATAAAAATATGCTGGATTACGTTTCTGAAAGAAAAGTTGACCTGATTGTAAATATGTTTAATTCTTTTGGGTATTTTGATACACAGGAAGAGAATCAAAAACTCATCAATAATGTTTTTGCAAACCTTTCGGAAACCGGAACTTTAATCATCGATACCGTTGGAAAAGAAACGCTTGCCAGAACTATTGAACCAGTTCATTTGACAGAGTATGAAAACGGTGACTTGCGAATTGAGAGACCTTTGTTGATTGATGATATGCAGGTTTTTTCGAATGAATGGATTTATATTAGTGGAGAGAAAGTATATCGGAAAAACTATCAGCATTTTGTTTATACACCAATAGAGCTGAAAACCATGTGTTTTCAAGCAGGTTTTAACGAGGTGGATGTATATGGTTCATTAGATGCAGAACCTTATGATTTGGAATCTGAAAGATTAGTCATAGTCGCAAAAAAATATTAA
- a CDS encoding YegP family protein, protein MAGKFVISKGKDDKDYFVLKAGNGEVILQSQGYKSASGCENGIESVRENSQDESKFECREAKDGRTYFVLKASNGQEIGRSQMYKTKSGCDNGMASVAKNAADATVVDER, encoded by the coding sequence ATGGCTGGTAAATTTGTAATTTCAAAAGGTAAAGACGATAAAGATTATTTTGTATTAAAAGCTGGTAATGGTGAAGTGATTCTTCAGTCTCAAGGCTACAAGTCAGCATCAGGTTGTGAAAATGGAATTGAGTCTGTCAGAGAGAACTCTCAGGATGAGTCAAAATTTGAGTGTAGAGAAGCCAAAGACGGACGCACATATTTTGTATTGAAAGCAAGTAATGGTCAGGAAATCGGCCGTAGCCAAATGTACAAAACTAAAAGTGGTTGCGATAATGGTATGGCATCGGTTGCTAAAAATGCTGCAGATGCAACTGTGGTTGATGAAAGATAA